A part of Acomys russatus chromosome 21, mAcoRus1.1, whole genome shotgun sequence genomic DNA contains:
- the LOC127205148 gene encoding transcription factor BTF3-like — protein sequence MKETIMNQEKLAKLQAQVRIGGKGTARRKKKVVHRTATADDKKLQFSLKKLGVNNISGIEEVNMFTNQGTVIHFNNPKVQASLAANTFTITGHAQTKQLTEMLPSILNQLGADSLTSLRRLAEALPKQSVDGKAPLATGEDDDDEVPDLVENFDEASKNEAN from the coding sequence ATGAAAGAAACGATCATGAACCAGGAAAAACTCGCCAAGCTGCAGGCACAAGTGCGCATTGGTGGGAAAGGAACTGCTCGCAGAAAGAAGAAGGTGGTTcacagaacagccacagcagatGATAAAAAACTGCAGTTCTCCTTAAAGAAGTTGGGGGTAAACAATATCTCTGGTATTGAAGAGGTGAACATGTTTACAAACCAAGGGACAGTGATCCATTTTAACAACCCTAAAGTTCAGGCATCTctggcagcaaacaccttcacTATTACAGGCCACGCTCAGACAAAGCAGCTGACAGAAATGCTCCCCAGCATCCTCAACCAGCTTGGTGCAGACAGTCTGACTAGTTTAAGGAGACTGGCTGAAGCTCTGCCCAAACAATCTGTGGATGGAAAAGCACCACTTGCTACTggagaggatgatgatgatgaggttcCAGATCTGGTGGAGAATTTTGATGAGGCTTCTAAGAATGAGGCAAACTGA